One window from the genome of Lasioglossum baleicum chromosome 9, iyLasBale1, whole genome shotgun sequence encodes:
- the LOC143212129 gene encoding uncharacterized protein LOC143212129: MVNTAKKECLWPPFKLMAKFNRALQGGILPDDNWTLYDIRRVFYETDDLSKAREKCRQAESESEIATEWEGEQGESRRKRKIKKVYDSDEYDNGEHCINFPDAQVFDGRSAIDAVTPNVGLLNASPILQMSHRTGKLSYPC; this comes from the exons ATGGTTAACACCGCTAAAAAAGAATGTTTGTGGCCGCCTTTTAAATTAATGGCTAAATTTAATAGAGCCCTACAAGGTGGAATATTGCCAGACGACAATTGGACATTGTATGATATTAGACGAGTTTTTTATGAGACTG ATGATTTGAGTAAAGCCCGTGAGAAGTGCAGGCAGGCTGAAAGTGAATCAGAAATTGCAACTGAGTGGGAAGGAGAGCAAGGAGAAtcaagaagaaagagaaaaattaaaaaagtttaTGACAGTGATGAATATGATAATGGCGAACATTGTATTA attttcctgatgcacaagtgttcgatggaAGATCAGCCATAGATGCAGTTACGCCAAATGTTG GTCTGTTAAATGCTTCTCCAATTCTGCAGATGAGCCATCGAACAGGGAAGTTATCTTATCCATGCTGA